A genomic stretch from Pieris brassicae chromosome 9, ilPieBrab1.1, whole genome shotgun sequence includes:
- the LOC123714096 gene encoding plexin A3, with amino-acid sequence MWRVLLALGAACISARASQDVVRIFTDKNDPSTQFNHLVVDRNTGRVYVGAVNRLFQLSPDLEVAQRIDTGPVNDSSQCTFDCPPNFVKKPTDNVNKALVIDYATSRLITCGSVLQGLCSVRNLNNISHDVREVREPVVANNASASTVAFIAPGPPNPPMTQVMYVGVTFTGNSPYRSEVPTVSSRSLEDDRLFMIARTAVTTGTRMFVNSLSRERYPINYVYGFSSEGFSYFLSTQLRGVGSDTYYSKLVRVCHDDENYYSYTEIPMSCMGEGGGNFGYNLVQAAFVGKAGSVLAGELGITAQHDVLFAAFSQSESINTNVPSNLSALCVYSLKAIRRKFMQNIKTCFSGNGSRGLDFISPSHSCIGTKLQSISEDFCGLDVNTPLGGEQPVEAVPVAVFKKRLTAVAATATGDYTVVFAGTAEGHLKKIVVESATSAFEYGDIVVDESSSVNKDLFFDTQLMHLYVMTERKVSKVKVQECSVYKSCLTCLGAKDPYCGWCSLENKCSLRSDCQEAAEDPLYWISYRSGRCTTITQVTPNQLQRTTARTLDLVIENLPTLNGQFLCAFTALDRTLITNATRKPYGVNCTTPRTDTLPPIPAGQHHFTAKLSVRTTQGPDFVASNFTFFDCNTYSSCTQCVSSSFPCDWCVDGHRCTHDTAENCRNDILVTGVSRIGPSYRSGPGFCPTINSTSDGTNEILVPSGVKKAIKVKVHIIGQFIVQTRFVCQFNIEGRVTHVNAQLLADTIYCEAVEFTYTSRAPNITASFAVIWGGSKPLDNPDNTHILIYRCNDMADNCGICLALPEKFGCGWCQGSDKCEVQEQCGAPSVWLNRTQTCPNPEIIEFKPQLGPWDGGTNITIEGINLGRNISDIYNGVTIAGIKCQPIIELYVKTRRIVCTVDGPGEEVPRDGPVVVRVADYRGESKHHYAFVNPKINSIQPKYGPQSGGTKLRITGEYLNAGSNIQAFIDELPCVILSVSHEEAYCRTSHSYQLKMGTLRMRFDNGMRTLEREKFEYIEDPVVVSVESGPLLASQRKQPKGIPSGGINIKVMGRNFHSIQIPQIYVYHDNRPYTAPCHRVDFQTHLICESPGIESAGLNLDPDRPLELEYGFNMDDVQSVLNLTTKTGDAFLLYPDPIYEKFDEDVKYYKSEYLTINGQNLDRACTESDVEVHVGESVCNVTSLARHQLTCRPPSRDELPDGVETPEVIVKVGRALTYKIGKLSYSSQAGLPAAIGKPVLFGVVAVIIILTFVFVVFLVMYRRKSTENIRVLKNMQEQMDILELRVAAECKEAFAELQTEMTDLTGDITGGIPFLDYRTYAMKILFPNIDDHAVLQWERPELMRKEKGLRMFGQLILHKTFLLLFIRTLESNRYFSMRDRVNVASLIMVTLQSKMEYCTDVLKTLLAELIEKCMESKSHPKLLLRRTESVAEKMLSAWFTFLLYKFLRECAGEPLYLLFRSMKGQVDKGPVDVITSEARYSLSEEKLIRQSIDFKPMTVSVSISQQTLFVSGLEAPTENVQVKVLDCDTISQVKEKCLDAIYRATPYSQRPSRDELDLEWRTGASGRLILYDEDSTTKCEGEWRKLNTLNHYRVPDGACLSLVAKQSSVYNLSNMEKNDKSHTYETLNRGKYGSASPPASPLKLEHGFKYWHLVRHHDGDAHKEGERGNKMVSEIYLTRLLATKGTLQKFVDDLFETIFSTAHRGSALPLAIKYMFDFLDDQALQHAISDPEVVHTWKSNSLPLRFWVNLIKNPNFVFDVHKSNTVDSCLSVIGQTFMDSCSTSDHILGKDSPSSKLLYAKDIPVYKEWVERYYADIKLMPAISDQDMNAMLAEESRLHTKEFNTNCALNELYAYAVKYNEQLMVTLEEDEFSQKQRLAYRLEQVHGLMAHDYNV; translated from the coding sequence ATGTGGCGCGTGCTGCTCGCCCTCGGGGCGGCGTGCATCTCCGCGCGCGCCTCGCAGGACGTGGTGCGCATCTTCACCGACAAAAACGATCCTTCGACGCAGTTCAACCACCTCGTCGTTGACCGCAACACGGGCAGAGTCTACGTAGGCGCCGTCAATCGACTATTCCAGTTGTCCCCTGATCTTGAAGTCGCCCAGAGAATCGACACCGGACCGGTCAACGATTCCTCCCAGTGTACTTTCGATTGCCCACCTAATTTCGTGAAGAAGCCGACGGACAATGTTAATAAAGCTCTCGTAATAGATTATGCGACGAGTCGCTTAATAACTTGCGGTTCGGTGCTGCAAGGACTTTGTTCTGTtcgtaatttaaacaatatttcgcATGATGTAAGGGAAGTGCGTGAACCGGTCGTAGCGAACAATGCGAGTGCTTCCACCGTAGCGTTTATTGCGCCTGGGCCTCCGAACCCACCCATGACGCAGGTCATGTACGTTGGAGTTACGTTCACTGGTAATTCACCATATCGATCGGAAGTGCCCACCGTTAGTAGCCGTTCTTTAGAAGATGATAGACTTTTTATGATTGCTCGTACAGCTGTAACTACTGGAACACGAATGTTTGTCAATTCTCTATCGCGTGAACGTTACCCTATAAACTATGTGTATGGATTTAGTTCCGAAGGATTCAGTTACTTTTTAAGTACTCAGCTGAGGGGTGTTGGTTCTGATACATACTACAGTAAGCTGGTGCGTGTTTGTCACGATGATGAGAACTATTATTCGTATACTGAGATTCCCATGTCCTGTATGGGCGAAGGAGGCGGAAATTTCGGATACAATCTAGTTCAAGCTGCATTCGTTGGAAAAGCAGGATCTGTATTGGCTGGCGAATTGGGAATTACCGCGCAGCATGATGTATTGTTTGCTGCATTCAGTCAAAGTGAATCGATCAACACCAACGTTCCCTCGAATCTATCAGCTCTATGTGTGTATTCTTTAAAAGCAATTCGACGTAAATTCATGCAAAACATAAAAACTTGTTTTAGTGGAAATGGTTCTAGAGGCTTAGACTTCATTTCTCCCTCACACTCATGTATTGGAACTAAATTGCAATCTATTAGTGAAGATTTCTGCGGACTGGATGTAAATACACCGCTGGGCGGCGAACAACCAGTGGAAGCAGTACCGGTAGCTGTGTTTAAGAAGAGATTAACGGCTGTGGCAGCAACGGCAACAGGCGATTACACTGTTGTCTTTGCCGGAACTGCTGAAGGTCACCTTAAGAAAATCGTCGTTGAGAGCGCCACATCAGCTTTTGAATACGGCGACATAGTTGTTGACGAAAGTTCGTCAGTGAACaaggatttattttttgatactCAATTAATGCATCTGTATGTGATGACGGAACGCAAAGTATCTAAAGTAAAGGTACAAGAATGTAGCGTGTACAAATCGTGTTTGACATGCCTTGGGGCAAAAGATCCTTATTGTGGCTGGTGTTCCCTCGAGAACAAGTGCAGTCTACGCTCCGATTGTCAAGAAGCCGCGGAAGATCCTTTGTATTGGATTTCTTACCGCAGCGGACGTTGTACTACTATTACACAAGTGACACCAAATCAATTACAACGAACAACTGCAAGAACTCTAGACTTAGTTATCGAAAACTTACCGACGCTTAATGGGCAATTTTTGTGTGCGTTTACAGCTTTAGATCgaacattaataacaaatgcTACGAGGAAGCCCTATGGGGTTAATTGTACAACGCCACGAACTGATACCTTACCACCAATACCCGCTGGTCAACACCACTTTACAGCAAAATTATCCGTGCGCACGACACAGGGACCTGATTTTGTAGCTTCTAATTTTACGTTTTTTGATTGTAACACGTACAGCTCGTGCACCCAGTGCGTCAGTTCCTCTTTTCCTTGTGATTGGTGTGTGGACGGCCATCGATGTACACACGATACTGCTGAAAATTGTAGAAATGATATCCTCGTCACAGGCGTGAGCAGGATAGGTCCCAGTTATCGTTCTGGGCCTGGCTTCTGTCCCACTATTAATTCTACCTCTGATGGTACAAACGAAATTTTAGTTCCTTCTGGTGTTAAAAAAGCCATTAAAGTTAAAGTTCACATTATAGGTCAATTTATTGTCCAAACCAGGTTTGTTTGCCAGTTTAATATAGAGGGTCGCGTCACTCATGTTAATGCTCAACTCTTAGCTGATACAATTTATTGCGAGGCCGTTGAATTTACATATACTTCTCGTGCTCCTAACATAACTGCGTCGTTTGCGGTCATATGGGGTGGCTCTAAGCCATTAGACAACCCGGATAATACGCACATACTCATCTATAGGTGTAATGATATGGCTGATAATTGCGGTATATGTTTAGCTTTACCAGAAAAGTTTGGTTGTGGATGGTGTCAGGGATCCGATAAGTGTGAAGTTCAAGAACAATGCGGGGCTCCGAGCGTATGGCTCAATCGAACACAAACATGTCCAAATCCCgaaattatagaatttaaaCCACAGCTCGGCCCTTGGGACGGCGGTACCAATATTACTATTGAAGGAATTAATTTAGGTCGTAATATATCCGATATATACAATGGTGTTACGATAGCTGGTATTAAATGTCAGCCGATTATTGAGTTATACGTTAAAACTAGGCGGATCGTCTGCACAGTTGACGGTCCTGGCGAAGAGGTTCCTAGAGATGGACCCGTAGTTGTTCGCGTGGCAGACTATCGCGGTGAATCGAAGCATCACTACGCTTTTGTAAATCCTAAAATTAACTCTATCCAACCGAAATATGGTCCACAATCGGGGGGCACAAAATTGCGCATTACTGGCGAGTATCTAAATGCGGGAAGTAATATTCAAGCGTTTATTGACGAGCTACCATGCGTTATTTTATCAGTATCGCATGAGGAAGCTTACTGTAGAACGAGTCATTCATATCAGCTTAAAATGGGTACATTGCGGATGCGCTTCGATAATGGTATGCGTACTTTGGAACGGGAAAAATTTGAGTACATAGAGGATCCTGTTGTAGTTTCTGTAGAATCTGGACCACTATTAGCATCGCAACGTAAGCAGCCTAAAGGCATTCCATCCGGAggcataaatattaaagttatggGTCGAAATTTCCATTCTATTCAGATTCCACAGATATACGTCTATCACGACAACCGTCCCTATACTGCCCCTTGCCATAGAGTCGACTTTCAAACGCATCTCATATGTGAATCGCCCGGTATTGAAAGCGCAGGACTTAATTTAGATCCCGATAGGCCGTTAGAGTTAGAGTACGGTTTTAATATGGACGATGTACAAAGCGTTTTGAATCTAACGACTAAAACAGGAGATGCCTTTCTCCTTTATCCGGACCCGATTTACGAAAAATTTGATGAAGAtgtaaagtattataaatctGAATACCTGACTATAAACGGTCAAAATTTAGATAGGGCGTGTACCGAGAGCGATGTTGAAGTACACGTTGGGGAAAGTGTGTGTAATGTGACGTCTCTTGCGAGACATCAACTGACATGTAGGCCCCCGTCGCGCGACGAGCTGCCTGACGGGGTGGAAACGCCCGAGGTGATCGTAAAAGTCGGCCGGGCTCTTACCTACAAAATTGGTAAATTATCGTATTCTTCTCAAGCTGGTCTTCCGGCAGCTATAGGTAAACCAGTATTATTCGGTGTTGTAGCAGTAATTATAATACTCACTTTTGTATTTGTCGTGTTTCTAGTTATGTATAGGCGTAAGTCAACTGAAAATAttagagttttaaaaaatatgcaaGAGCAAATGGATATATTAGAGTTAAGGGTAGCTGCGGAGTGCAAGGAGGCTTTCGCGGAGTTACAGACTGAAATGACTGACTTGACGGGAGATATAACTGGCGGTATACCTTTCCTCGATTATCGTACGTACgcaatgaaaatattgttcCCTAACATAGACGATCACGCTGTTCTCCAATGGGAGCGTCCAGAGCTTATGAGGAAAGAGAAAGGTTTACGAATGTTTGGGCaactaattttacataaaacattccttttattatttattcgtaCTTTAGAGagtaatagatatttttcGATGCGCGACCGTGTCAATGTAGCTTCACTTATAATGGTTACTTTACAAAGTAAAATGGAGTATTGTACGGACGTTTTGAAGACCCTATTGGCCGAGCTTATTGAAAAGTGTATGGAGAGCAAAAGTCAtcctaaattattattgagaaGAACTGAGAGCGTGGCCGAGAAAATGCTTAGCGCTTGGTTCACTTttcttttatacaaattcCTTCGCGAATGCGCCGGCGAACCACTATATCTTTTGTTCAGATCTATGAAAGGTCAAGTAGACAAAGGGCCCGTAGATGTTATAACCTCTGAGGCACGATATTCACTAAGCGAAGAGAAACTAATTAGGCAGTCGATCGATTTCAAACCGATGACCGTTAGTGTGTCCATTTCACAACAGACGCTGTTCGTTAGCGGTTTAGAGGCTCCCACGGAAAACGTGCAAGTTAAAGTTCTCGACTGTGATACGATTAGCCAAGTAAAGGAGAAGTGTTTAGATGCTATTTACCGCGCTACACCTTATTCGCAAAGGCCGAGTCGTGACGAGTTAGATTTGGAGTGGCGCACGGGCGCGAGCGGCCGCTTAATTTTGTACGACGAAGACAGCACCACTAAATGTGAAGGTGAATGGCGCAAGCTGAACACACTCAACCATTACCGTGTACCGGACGGCGCTTGTCTTAGTCTAGTCGCCAAACAGAGCTCCGTTTATAACTTATCCAATATGGAAAAGAACGACAAATCACATACTTACGAAACGCTTAACAGGGGTAAATACGGTTCGGCTAGTCCCCCAGCCAGTCCGCTTAAATTGGAACACGGCTTTAAATACTGGCATCTCGTGAGACATCACGACGGTGACGCGCATAAAGAGGGAGAGCGGGGAAATAAAATGGTATCGGAAATATATCTTACGCGTCTCCTAGCCACCAAGGGCACGTTGCAGAAGTTTGTCGATGATTTATTTGAAACTATATTTAGTACTGCGCATAGGGGCTCCGCTTTGCCTCTCGCTATAAAGTATATGTTCGATTTTCTCGATGATCAAGCGCTTCAGCATGCCATATCCGACCCTGAAGTAGTTCATACTTGGAAAAGTAATTCGTTACCACTTCGTTTCTGGGTTAATCTGATTAAAAATCCCAATTTCGTTTTCGATGTCCACAAATCGAATACTGTCGACTCTTGCTTATCCGTGATAGGGCAGACTTTTATGGACTCTTGTTCCACTTCCGATCATATTTTAGGTAAAGATTCCCCTTCATCTAAGCTTCTTTACGCAAAAGACATTCCGGTGTACAAGGAATGGGTAGAGCGGTACTATGCCGATATAAAGCTGATGCCTGCGATCTCCGACCAGGATATGAACGCAATGCTGGCGGAGGAGTCGCGGCTGCACACGAAGGAGTTTAACACGAACTGTGCACTGAACGAGCTGTACGCGTACGCGGTTAAGTACAACGAGCAGCTTATGGTAACTCTCGAGGAAGACGAGTTTTCGCAAAAGCAGCGGCTCGCCTACCGCCTCGAGCAGGTGCACGGCCTCATGGCGCACGACTATAACGTCTGA